GGGTCAATGTTTGACCTCCTAGGGTCAATGTTTGaccttattattgttttaatgcatTATAGTAAAAGCTGAGAAGTTTCAGGTCTTGCCATATCAGGCCTGATAGTTCACAGAGGCagcaaaggcaattgcctcaatgccccctggtcatcgccttagtgcccttgaaatgctcaagcagcaacttacaatttcctcgtagggtgccctttcaaggagaaaatgccttgtattggttcccttgccctttcaaaaacgaagtatTCATAcctgcattattttttttttagattgtgAAACACTGGTTATTGTAAAGCTTTACTCGAGTGtgcaaatattattaataattgctagttattaataataataacaatttaaatttgtaaagcTATCTATCTAAGACTAAACTTATTCTGAGGCGcctaaaaactaaacaaaaaacaattaaaattccaaaatattttctatttaaaatgtgtaaatttCTCTGATCTCTATATTCATCTATTTGTTTGTCATTGTATGTCGAGCTAAATTATGAGAGTTGATGTCACTGGCAACCTCGGAacacaaggtggcagcagactttctgGGTAATTTCTCATTGATTATGTAACTCAAGGCTTGCATGATTTTATGAGAGCGAAAGGAAACATTGCAAACtcacacaaggggatataaCCACTTAGCTGGCAAAAGGCAATCTCTATCATACAAACATCGATTTTTAACATCTGTGATTATAAACTGGCCAAAAAAATTTGTGATTCAGAAACAAGTTGACAATACTTATTATAGctattgtgaaatcagcagttagctggctaggattcgaacccacaaccttgtagtTACAGGAAATTTATCTTGGACATTTGAAATATCAGtgcattttatcaaattttgtgaatGCCCCCTCACAGGCCCCGTACTTcacacagaggcaacgaaggcgattgcctccatgccccctggtcattgccttggtgcccttgaaatgctccagtagaagttaACAATTTGCtctatagggtgccctttaccaaggagaaaatgccttggtgcccttgccctttcaaaaaccaagcaAACAGgtctaataataacaataaaaataataataataagacttgtaatgcgcacgtatccaccctgctggatGTTCAAGGTGCAGGTCTGCCCTAGAGCAGATCACTTCACTAATATTAATTCTTCATTCTGCAGACTCATTTATCCCCCCCACTTTTCATAAACTTGTACTTCTTTGGAATCAAAGAAGGCCAGTTCATCATCACCCCTGATGAAAACTATGCCTAGAATTCCTGGCCATTCATCGATGATACGGCGTTGGAGGTGACCATCCGACGCTGAAAACTGAAGTATGGCGCTTGCCTCCTCTTCTATAGACCCCGCACatttggttaaaacatacaCGGACGTTTTGCTGGAGTACAAACCAGTCGTCACAATATTATCATCTGTTGGACATTTTATGTCATAGTCACCCCGTGTGCCGTTGGTGTACCTCTCGATGGTGCCCCCTTCGATGTCATACACCTCGCCCCTCTTAATCCTAGTCCCGGATAAAACATATAAAATGCCACCCTCGCAAGCGCTGATACATTTCGGTGAGTCTTTAACTGCAAACGCTGCCTTGAACGACCCATCCACGCTATAAGAATAAATCACATTCTTAACTATGTCGGCAACATAAGCGGTTCCCTCATCGTCCACATCCATATCGCTTATCTCTCCAGGGGTTTGACTGCTGCAACCTTGGATCTCAACCTTATTCCCACTGCTGTTGTCACGCCATGAAATCTTGCCGCTCGTTTTTGCCACGAGAACTTCCCCAGTTTGCCTTTTCGATGCTGCCATGGCAACATATTTACTCAATACTTGGTGCCTCTTTTCATTTATGGATTTCTCGGTATATTCTTTTGACATGACTCGAATTCCTTCACCGTCTAGCATCACCAAATCACCGTTACCTGCAACCGTCATCAATCTTAAGCAGGAGAAGTTGCCTTCCGACCGcgatttcttcttctttcctcCTTTTTGAATCACGTTCTTTCGTTTGTAATCTTTACAGCTCCCTGTTGGAGGGAATCAAACAAGCGACCTGTCATGAGTGAGCaaactctaaaaactaaaaagtCATAGTTGACCTGGATTAAGGATCCCAGGCCCTGGGGACCTGACTCATTTAAGGGTCAGGTTGACCCAGAATTTAGTCAAAACTTGGGTTTATGACTCTCTGTTGGAGCGAATCAAACAAGCGACCTGTCATGAGCTAGAATAACTCTCAAGTCAGAGTTGATCTGGAGTAAAAATCAACTATTTTCTAAAAGTTGTCTTCCTATGGTGGCTTACATGGATGTTTATGGGTgtgttcaattagcttccctgggttgaccccgcgGGGCTCAcccggtgagcccctgacaagagcttatcgaacgatcacacacgccctctcgtggtaacatcatgcacctcgggtcatcccaaagtgacccactccataaGCTGGGCActtgggctgacccgggtgagcccctggaatgacgtcaaagctatttgaacgcaaATTTAAACAGGTATTTACTCTCTGGTAATTTCAAATCTCAAAGGTCCAATGAAGATGTCCTCCATATAATAACTTTTAACCGTGATCTTAATTTTATGGATGTTACAAATGCCTGAATCCAACTTCGAAGGGTCTGCCTGTTTAGTTTCTGCCACTAAAAAGGACAAAAAAGTTTAACTGTAAAAACTTCAGCAGTGTTCTCAATGGataatattttgggtaacttaACCAGGACGCTGAAAAGATATTTTTTTCAGCTATGCTTTGTTGCACTTCATGCTATCTTTCAGTTTTGAAATGCAGTAATTTTCAGGTCGAGGCAGTGGACAATTTTGGTgataatttactcaaaataattatcagcataaaacctcagcataaaataattatcagcataaaatacAATCTTTTAAAGTAAATTACCGCTGTTGATTGGACCTTGGCCATTGATGGGAGTCGTCTCTTCAGGGCTGGTATGAGGAAGACGTGGAGATGTAGTCCGCTCGAAACATACCCAATACACACAACATGATAGAATTGCTATGGGCAGTATGCACACCAGACACACAGGGACTACAACAGCCCAAATCCTCATTTCTATAATTTTCCAAACCCACTTCGAAGGGTCTGCCTGTTTAGTTTCTGCcactaaaaagaaaataaagaaaagtttTACTGTAAAAACTTCAGCAACTTAACCAGGACGCTGAAAAGATAGTTTTTTCAGCTATGCTTTGTTGCACTTCATGCTATCTTTCAGTTTTGAAATGCAGTAATTTTCAGGTCGAGGCAGTGGACAATTTTGGTGataagttactcaaaataattatcagcataaaacctcagcataaaataattatcagcataaaatacAATCTTTTAAAGTAACTTACCGCTGTTGATTGGACCTTGGCCATTGATGGGAGTCGTCTCTTTAGGGCTGGTATGAGGCAGATGTGGAGATGTAGTCCGCTCGAAACATACCCAATACACACATGATAGAATTGCTATGAGCAGTATCCACACTAGACACACAGGGAATACAACAACCCAAATCCTCATTTCTATAATTTTTTAAACCAACTTCGAAGGGTCTGCCTGTTTAGTTTCTGCCactaaacagaaaaaaagagaaaagtttTACTGTAAAAACTTCAGCAGTGTTCGCACTGGaaaatattttgggtaacttaACCAGGACGCTGAAAAGATATTTGTTCAGCTATGCTTTGTTGCACTTCATGCTATCTTTCAGTTTTGAAATGCAGTAATTTTCAGGTCGAGGCAGTGGACAATTTTGGTgataatttactcaaaataattatcaacataaaacctcacttggtaacgagtaatggggagaggctgatagtataaaccattgtgaaaattggctccctctgaagtaatgtagttttcgagaaagaagtaatcttcccagatttgatttcgagaccttagatttagaatttgaggtctcgaaatcaagcatctgaaagcacacaacttcggttGACAAGGGTTTtattgctttcattattatctcccaacttcgacgaccgaatgagctcaaattttcataggtgtgttattgtatgcatatgttaagatacaccaactgcgaaggctGGTGTTCGCACCGTATATTTTGGgtaacttaaccatgacgcttaaaatatatttttcagCTTTGTTTTGATGCACTcagtttttaaataatatagtAATTTTCAGGTTGgactttttacttttgtttataatgaatctacactcaactgtagattatgtTACGATAGATTCGTCAAAGTTTAAAAGATAATAAGTCTGGGTTAAAAACTGCTAACCAGGACACATGGAAATTGGAACAATGTGTATCTTTGAGTTCTACCCAGTTGTCTTGGACCCCTTCCCAGCCATATCACCCAAACAGAGAAGCAAAGAaacaactcaaaatatttaaagagaggaaccaattttaaacaaactaaaatcGGTTTATCTATATTCAGGTGATTTTTGAACTATCTATGGtctatatatgtatatatatgttTCTTATCTTTTTTCCAATGAGTACATATCCCTCTTGAGGAGTATAGTTGTACTTGGGAGCAAATTGCTTTGTCACGGGGAATAAAAGTATCAACAAAATGTCATGCAAACTGAACTCGAGGTGCAAGTAAAAATATGTCTCTTTGGGTATCACTATTTCGTTTCGCCACTCTTGTCTATAATTTTTATCGAAGgacaaaatgttgttgtttgccGTGACATAAAGAATCGGTGAAAACCAACGGTTTAATGTtatcaatattttgaaaaatagttCGAAATACGAGGACTGTTTTTTGACCGACcgtcacatttttaaagaaaacaggcCCATTCGGCCGGGCTTTTTTCAAGATGATTTTGCGTTGTTTTTTTGTCGGTGTGGTAAAGTCTAACAAAaaccacagttttttttaaaacaaaatgttgttctgGGATCGTTACAAATGTATAATTGTTTTgcgtagtaaaaaaaaaagagacctcttaaagacagtggacactattggtaattgtcgaagaccagtcttctcacttggtgtatctcaacatatgcataaaataacaaacctgtgaaaatttgagctcaattggtcgtcgaagttgcgagaaaataatgaaagaaaaaacacccttgtcacatgagtacagcgccccagttactgggtctacatcAAACTATTACTAATTATGGTTATGAAATCTACGCCCAGCTTCTAAAAATTAAAGTATTagtttataaaaatattttatttaccgTGTTGTGTGACCCATTTTAGCCATCGTAGTACACCGTAGATCAAGTGTCGGAACATTACCTTCCAGAATTGGTGGGCTTTATGCCGTCGTCTGTTAGAGATTCAAACGTCTTTTTCTGATGTGCAACAAAATAACAGTGTACCTGCTTCTCTGTCGACAattggtacatacatgtacatttacatgtacagtgtacttaCTACATGTAATAGTACTCTGTACATTGGCGTGGCAAGTGCAATGTTCACATTTCCCCCGACACGTAggattatttataataataataataataataataataataataataagacttgtaatgcgcacatatccaccctgctgggtgttcaaggcgcagcacCGAACTTTGACATTTAACActcataataatatttcaacaaTGTTACATTACAATcaccatgtttacaaaagagcacCCGACGTTTTGCACACAGAACACAAAAATGGAAGAAAGCATACTGATTgcttttatcaacttttgatatgaagacTAAAAAAGGGGGAACATCTCAAAGgcacactggacacctttggtaattgtcaaagaccagtcttctcacttggtttatccgtAGAGGAAGGAAGaaaaggagctcgaacgaaggcacttcaaaagtcgaacctgcggtggTACcgtagtcttgaagtcaagacggtaattgttaagcgcggtgtgtagttacagcgcggtgtagctgcggggacgaaacacacaccctcgatcccagtatgtgtgtgtgagtcagtcgcaattagctgcctcgcgctacttacgactgttgcatgtgtaacatcgcactgtgactgttgcatgaaaggcagacaaataggcagcgcctaacgacttgtcatcaagtctagtggtaccgcggtcgtttaaacGACACCTCGtgatcacccacataccttacacaaacaatgggcgacctgctgtgtgtgagtttgcgcgtgcgcacttggttcttcaccaAACTATggcgtcgtatgtcgtatggatataataaaggaaaaactACTTTTTGAGACGCGATAACATTTTTGGACGCTACCGGACACTTAAACGTTGAACACAATTGAACCAaccaaactcatttagagattatcgctgcatggttttattttttaccgcaaaccttattTCTACATTGAATATTATAAGAAAGTATGCATGTCACGTAAAAATAAGTCTGACTAAAAATATACCATGGTCCCTTTTTCCGCAAAGAAAATACAGAGTCATAGTGAGTGTGGTTTTCATTATTCAAAGAACTTTTTTACTGCAAATAAAGCTAAAAAGAATCACACCAGAGTTCTTGttttctaattctaattctgtTCATTGACCTCGTTGTGCTATTCTTTACATTTCTCCTTATATTACAATATATTCATGTGTACATTTAAAACTTGCTTAAAATAATAAAGACGAAATTTTTACTTTCAAAatcctattttttttcttcctagaTTTCACAGGAGTTTTTTCCCAAAACCAAATGAAAAACATGAAGTAAGAACCATTGGAAGGACCTTGTTTATAATTCAGAGTGCTTCGGCCAAACTTGCAAAATGTTTCAAAGAATCAAATGAGAACAATGATACAATCAATCAAATATGTACATGACAGTTAATTTCATCTCTGATGTTATAGACTCTCGGCAAAACCctaaatatttgactcccaatggccgaccgtgttagtcgactataggtaaaaggaaaaccgtgcatttcgaggcatgtttgtgtgaatcattgtttctgcccaaatgcattttataacaaacggttacagaacgttttttaaagaccaactcgaccgatccacggcaacgtgttcctttaacatcattCCTATTCttagaaatatatattttgttttatgagaAAAAAATGCTCTATATTGTAACAAATCTGAAATTGGTTCATAGGGTCAATGTTTGACCTCCTAGGGTCAATGTTTGaccttattattgttttaatgcatTATAGTAAAAGCTGAGAAGTTTCAGGTCTTGCCATATCAGGCCTGATAGTTCACAGAGGCagcaaaggcaattgcctcaatgccccctggtcatcgccttagtgcccttgaaatgctcaagcagcaacttacaatttcctcgtagggtgccctttcaaggagaaaatgccttgtattggttcccttgccctttcaaaaacgaagtatTCATACCTGCATTATTATTCTTTTAGATTGTGAAACACTGGTTATTGTAAAGCTTTACTCGAGTGtgcaaatattattaataattgctagttattaataataataacaatttaaatttgtaaagcTATCTATCTAAGACTAAACTTATTCTGAGGCGcctaaaaactaaacaaaaaaacaattaaaattccaatatattttctatttaaaatgtgtaaatttCTCTGATCTCTATATTCATCTATTTGTTTGTCATTGTATGTCGAGCTAAATTATGAGAGTTGATGTCACTGGCAACCTCGGAacacaaggtggcagcagactctcTGGGTAATTTCTCATTGATTATGTAACTCAAGGCTTGCATGATTTTATGAGAGCGAAAGGAAACATTGCAAACtcacacaaggggatataaCCACTCAGCTGGCAAAAGGCAATCTCTATCATACAAACATCGATTTTTAACATCTGTGATTATAAACTGGccaaaaaaaatttgtgattCAGAAACAAGATGACAATACTTATTATAGctattgtgaaatcagcagttagctggctaggattcgaacccacaaccttgtagtTACAGAAAATTTATCTTGGACATTTGAGATATCAGTgcgttttatcaaattttgtgaatGCCCCCTCACAGGCCCGGTACTTCACACAGAGGCAACgagggcgattgcctccatgcccactggttattgctttggtgcccttgaaatgctccagtagaagagaaaatgccttggtgcccttgcccttccaaaaaacaagcaaacaggtctaataataataataataataataataatcagacttgtaatgcgcacgtatccaccctgctgggtggtCAAGGTACAAGGTCTGCCCTGGAGCAGATCACTTCATTAATATTAATTCTTCATTCTGCAGACTCATTTATCTTCCCCCTCTTCTTCGATTTCTATGTTTCATAAACTTTTACTTGTTTGGAATCAAAGAAGGCCAGTTCATCATCACCCCTGATGAAAACTATGCCTAGAATTCCTGGCCAGTCATCGATGATACGGCGTTGGAGGTGACCATCCAACGCTGAAAACTGAAGTATGGCGCTTGCTTCAGCTTTATCAGACCCCGCACttttggttaaaacatacaCGGACGTTTTGCTCGAGTACAAACCAGTCGTCACAATATTATCATCTGTTGGACATTTTATGTCATAGTCACCCAGTGTGCCGTTGGTGTACCTCTTGATGGTGCCCCCTTCGATGTCATACCCCTCGCCCCTCTTAATCCTAGTCCCGGATAAAACATATAAAATGCCACCCTCGCAAGCGCTGATACATTTCGGTGAGTCTTTAACTGCAAACGCTGACTTGAACGACCCATCCACGCTATAAGAATAAATCACATTCTTAACTATGCCAGCAACGTATATGACTCCCTCATCATCCACATCCATATCGCTTATCTCTCCAGGGGGTTGACTGCTGCAACCTTGGATCTCAACCTCATTCCAACTGCTGTTGTCACGCCATGAAATCTTGCCGCTCTTTTCTGCCACGAGAACTTCCCCAGTTTGTCTTTTCGATGCTGCCATGGCAACATATGTACTCAATACATGGTGCCACTTTTCATTTGTAGATTTCTCGGTATATTCTTTTGACATGACTCGAATTCCTTCACCGTCTAGCATCACCAAATCACCATTACCTGCAACCGTCATCAATCTTAAGCAGGAGAAGTTGTCTTCCGACCGCGATGTCTTCTTCTTTCCTCCTTTCTGAATCACATACTTTCGTTTGTAATCTTTACAGCTCCCTGTTGGAGGGAATCAAACAAGCGACCTGTCATGAGCGAGCAAACTCTAAAACTAAAAAGTCATAATTGACCTGGATTAAGGATCCCAGGCCCTGTAGACCTGACTCATATAAGTCATGTTGACCAAGAATTTAGTCAAAACATGAGTTTATGACCCTCTGTTGAAGGGAATCAAACAAGCGACCTGTCATGTGCGAGCGAACTCTAAAATCTCCGAAGTCAGAAATTGACCCAGATTAAGAATCCCAGGCCCTGGAGACCTGACTCATTTAAGGGTCAGGTTGACCACGAAATTAATCAAAACGTTGGTTTATGACTCTCTTTTGGAGGGAATCAAACAAGCGACCTGTCATGAGCGAGCGAACTCTAAAAACTCCCAAGTTATAATTGACCCGGATTAAAGATCCCAGGCCATAAAGTCATTCCAGGCCCTGCGGACCTAGAAACTAGTCAAAACGTGTAAAAACTCCAAAGTCAGATTTGACCTGGATTCAAATTCATAAATTTTCTAAAAAGGTTTGCTTCCCATGATGGCCTGCAGGAAGCCTGCCCCCTAGCTTCCAACTCACAACCTTTCGGCCTAAAATACACAAACCCTCCCAAAAAGATCTATGTGTATAACCCAGGCCATTGATGTACATAGCCTAGCTGCCACTCGATAAATGAtggctgtacaaacctatgtgaatgacAAAACGACCTCGATCAAAATAGCAAAAGTAGACACTCACTGTACAAGCCTATGTGAATGTCAAATGTCCAATGAAATAGCaaagtagacattcactgtacaaacctatgtgaatgtcaaaTGTCCAATAACCGATGtgcaaggtagacattcactgtacaaacctatgtgaatgtccagtGTCCAATATCGATGTGTAAGGtatacattcactgtacaaacctattagAACGTCCAATGTCCAATAATCGATGtgcaaggtagacattcactctACAAACCTATTAGAATGtcaaatgtccaatatcgatgtacatagacattcactgtacaaacctatgtgaatgtccaatgtccaataaaatgtaaataaaacaaatacaatctTTTGAAGTAAATTACCGCTGTTGATTGGACCTTGGCCATCGATGGGAGTCGTCTCTTTAGGGCTGGTATGAGGCAGATGTGGAGATGTAGTCCGCTTGAAACATACCCAATACACACATGATAGAATTGCTTTGGGCAGTATCCACACTAGACACACAGGGAATACAACAACCCAAATCATCATTTCTATAATTTTTTAAACCAACTTCGAAGGGTCTGCCTGTTTAGTTTCTGCcacttaaaagtaaaaaaaagagacctcttaaagacagtggacactattggtaattgtcgaagaccagtctt
This region of Asterias amurensis chromosome 22, ASM3211899v1 genomic DNA includes:
- the LOC139953737 gene encoding uncharacterized protein, yielding MFRHLIYGVLRWLKWVTQHVWILLIAILSCVYWVCFERTTSPHLPHTSPKETTPINGQGPINSVAETKQADPSKWVWKIIEMRIWAVVVPVCLVCILPIAILSCCVYWVCFERTTSPRLPHTSPEETTPINGQGPINSGSCKDYKRKNVIQKGGKKKKSRSEGNFSCLRLMTVAGNGDLVMLDGEGIRVMSKEYTEKSINEKRHQVLSKYVAMAASKRQTGEVLVAKTSGKISWRDNSSGNKVEIQGCSSQTPGEISDMDVDDEGTAYVADIVKNVIYSYSVDGSFKAAFAVKDSPKCISACEGGILYVLSGTRIKRGEVYDIEGGTIERYTNGTRGDYDIKCPTDDNIVTTGLYSSKTSVYVLTKCAGSIEEEASAILQFSASDGHLQRRIIDEWPGILGIVFIRGDDELAFFDSKEVQVYEKWGG
- the LOC139953742 gene encoding uncharacterized protein, with product MFRHLIYGVLRWLKWVRQHVWILPKAILSCVYWVCFKRTTSPHLPHTSPKETTPIDGQGPINSGSCKDYKRKYVIQKGGKKKTSRSEDNFSCLRLMTVAGNGDLVMLDGEGIRVMSKEYTEKSTNEKWHHVLSTYVAMAASKRQTGEVLVAEKSGKISWRDNSSWNEVEIQGCSSQPPGEISDMDVDDEGVIYVAGIVKNVIYSYSVDGSFKSAFAVKDSPKCISACEGGILYVLSGTRIKRGEGYDIEGGTIKRYTNGTLGDYDIKCPTDDNIVTTGLYSSKTSVYVLTKSAGSDKAEASAILQFSALDGHLQRRIIDDWPGILGIVFIRGDDELAFFDSKQVKVYET